One part of the Arabidopsis thaliana chromosome 4, partial sequence genome encodes these proteins:
- a CDS encoding uncharacterized protein (unknown protein; Has 30201 Blast hits to 17322 proteins in 780 species: Archae - 12; Bacteria - 1396; Metazoa - 17338; Fungi - 3422; Plants - 5037; Viruses - 0; Other Eukaryotes - 2996 (source: NCBI BLink).), which translates to MSEFLRLLIQQHVSRLYPVADTWAWVEYKRIFLCRRQLSDRLLLGLKYFCKLFCGTFSIAHV; encoded by the coding sequence ATGTCGGAATTCTTACGATTACTCATCCAGCAGCATGTGTCGCGTTTGTATCCAGTTGCTGACACGTGGGCTTGGGTGGAGTACAAACGAATTTTCTTATGCAGAAGGCAGTTATCGGATAGGCTCTTGTTGGGTCTCAAATATTTCTGTAAACTTTTTTGTGGGACTTTTAGTATAGCCCATGTATGA
- the PCN gene encoding Transducin family protein / WD-40 repeat family protein (Transducin family protein / WD-40 repeat family protein; FUNCTIONS IN: nucleotide binding; INVOLVED IN: biological_process unknown; LOCATED IN: cellular_component unknown; EXPRESSED IN: 22 plant structures; EXPRESSED DURING: 13 growth stages; CONTAINS InterPro DOMAIN/s: WD40 repeat-like-containing domain (InterPro:IPR011046), WD40 repeat 2 (InterPro:IPR019782), WD40-repeat-containing domain (InterPro:IPR017986), WD40 repeat (InterPro:IPR001680), WD40/YVTN repeat-like-containing domain (InterPro:IPR015943), WD40 repeat, subgroup (InterPro:IPR019781); BEST Arabidopsis thaliana protein match is: transducin family protein / WD-40 repeat family protein (TAIR:AT1G27470.1); Has 10654 Blast hits to 6476 proteins in 452 species: Archae - 14; Bacteria - 3757; Metazoa - 2166; Fungi - 2748; Plants - 788; Viruses - 0; Other Eukaryotes - 1181 (source: NCBI BLink).) — MALAPISGFSSDVEGIKNGYLSEKSNDEEEIGSEEDGSDSDEFHEKSEEEIDRILAAACDDGCVRLYRISNLEKLTYYRSLPRVSGRALSVTWSPDAKRIFSGSSDGLIRCWDATSCHEVYRITAGLGGLGSSSEICVWSLLSLRCSVLVSGDSTGTVQFWDSEHGTLLEAHSNHKGDVNTLAAAPSHNRVFSAGADGQVILYKLSGSTNGSQDLKPSSSQKWDYIGYVKAHTHDIRALTVAVPISREDPFPDDILPDKASRKHRKKGKPVDFTYHKWAHLGVPMLISAGDDAKLFAYSIQEFTKFSPHDICPAPQRIPMQMVHNSMFNKTSLLLVQGISTLDILRLNISSDSSGRASTKSLVRVKSRDARKIICSAISNTGSHFAYSDQIGPSLFELKKNEFTKCPWSVSRRRLPELPFAHSMIFSSDCSRLIIAGHDRRIYTIDISSLELVYAFTPSREEHEGEAPTPKEPPITKLFTSSDGQWLAAINCFGDIYVFNLETQRQHWFISRLDGASVTAAGFHPWNNNALVISTSSNQVFAFDVEARQLGKWSLLNTYVLPKRYQEFPGEVLGLSFSPSPNSSSVIVYSSRAKCLIDFGKPVEEDEEYDLPNGNLSKTLEGKLVNLGLKKGKGTNRKRRLDEYQLEGKSNERKNFEILPSNHPVLFVGHLSKNSILVIEKPWMDVVKSLDNQPVDRHIFGT, encoded by the exons ATGGCATTGGCTCCGATTAGCGGATTCTCGAGTGATGTAGAAGGTATTAAGAATGGATACTTGAGTGAGAAATCGAATGATGAGGAAGAGATTGGgagtgaagaagatggttCTGATTCCGATGAGTTTCATGAGAAGTCAGAGGAGGAGATAGATAGGATTCTTGCAGCTGCTTGTGATGATGGTTGTGTGAGACTGTACCGTATCTctaatttagaaaagttaACTTACTATAGATCATTGCCTAGGGTCAGTG GACGTGCTTTAAGTGTAACATGGAGTCCAGATGCAAAAAGGATCTTTTCGGGGAGCAGTGATGG GCTGATAAGATGCTGGGACGCTACCTCGTGTCATGAGGTATACAGAATTACAGCTGGTCTTGGTGGACTAGGAAGTAGTTCTGAGATCTGTGTTTGGTCACTTCTTTCGTTGAG GTGTTCAGTTCTTGTGAGTGGAGATAGTACAGGAACTGTCCAGTTTTGGGATAGTGAGCATGGAACCCTTTTGGAAGCACACTCTAATCACAAAGGTGATGTCAATACTCTTGCAGCAGCCCCCAGCCATAATCGAGTCTTTTCTGCTGGTGCGGATGGACAG GTTATCCTTTATAAGCTCTCTGGTAGTACTAACGGTTCTCAAGATTTGAAGCCTTCTTCCTCTCAGAAATGGGACTATATTGGTTATGTCAAGgctcatacacatgacatcagAGCTCTTACAGTTGCTGTACCAATTAGTCGAGAAG ATCCTTTTCCGGATGATATACTGCCAGATAAAGCGAGTCGTAAACATCGCAAAAAGGGGAAGCCGGTTGACTTCACTTATCATAAATGGGCTCATTTGGGTGTTCCGATGCTTATTTCTGCTGGTGATGATGCAAAGCTTTTTGCATATTCAATTCAGGAATTTACTAAGTTCTCCCCACATGATATATGTCCTGCGCCTCAGAGAATACCCATGCAAATGGTACATAATTCGATGTTCAATAAGACTTCTCTTCTACTGGTTCAGGGTATTAGTACTTTAGATATTCTTCGACTTAATATAAGCAGTGATTCTAGTGGTCGTGCCTCAACAAAGTCATTGGTTCGTGTTAAAAGTAGAGATGCCCGAAAGATCATATGCAGTGCAATTTCTAACACCGGATCACATTTTGCTTACTCTGACCAAATTGGCCCCAGTCTGTTCgagttgaagaaaaatgaatttacaaAGTGTCCATGGAGTGTTAGTAGAAGGCGACTTCCTGAACTTCCATTTGCACATTCCATGATTTTCAGTTCGGACTGCTCTCGTCTAATAATAGCAGGGCATGATAGAAGGATATAT ACTATTGACATAAGTAGTTTGGAACTAGTATATGCATTTACACCATCTAGGGAGGAGCATGAAGGTGAAGCTCCAACACCTAAGGAGCCTCcaataacaaaattgtttaCTAGCTCAGATGGTCAGTGGCTAGCTGCTATCAATTGCTTTGGGGACATCTATGTATTCAACCTCGAAACACAAAG GCAGCACTGGTTCATTTCAAGACTCGATGGTGCATCTGTTACCGCTGCTGGATTTCATCCCTGGAATAACAATGCACTTGTGATCTCAACCTCCTCGAATCAGGTCTTTGCTTTTGATGTAGAAGCTAGACAGTTAGGCAAGTGGTCGTTGCTAAACACTTATGTTCTGCCAAAGAGGTATCAAGAGTTTCCTGGGGAGGTCCTTGGACTCTCATTCTCCCCGTCACCAAATTCATCATCTGTGATAGTTTACAGTTCCAG AGCGAAATGTTTGATCGACTTCGGGAAGCctgtggaagaagatgaagagtaTGATTTACCAAACGGCAATTTGTCTAAAACGCTAGAAGGTAAACTTGTCAACTTGGGCTTGAAAAAGGGAAAGGGTACAAACCGAAAACGTCGGTTAGATGAGTATCAGTTAGAGGGTAAGAGTAATGAACGAAAGAACTTCGAAATCTTACCTTCAAACCACCCTGTTTTATTCGTGGGTCACCTTTCTAAAAACTCAATCCTGGTGATAGAGAAACCATGGATGGATGTTGTCAAGAGTTTGGATAATCAACCAGTAGACAGACATATTTTTGGAACTTGA
- the PCN gene encoding Transducin family protein / WD-40 repeat family protein (Transducin family protein / WD-40 repeat family protein; CONTAINS InterPro DOMAIN/s: WD40 repeat-like-containing domain (InterPro:IPR011046), WD40 repeat 2 (InterPro:IPR019782), WD40-repeat-containing domain (InterPro:IPR017986), WD40 repeat (InterPro:IPR001680), WD40/YVTN repeat-like-containing domain (InterPro:IPR015943), WD40 repeat, subgroup (InterPro:IPR019781); BEST Arabidopsis thaliana protein match is: transducin family protein / WD-40 repeat family protein (TAIR:AT1G27470.1); Has 30201 Blast hits to 17322 proteins in 780 species: Archae - 12; Bacteria - 1396; Metazoa - 17338; Fungi - 3422; Plants - 5037; Viruses - 0; Other Eukaryotes - 2996 (source: NCBI BLink).) produces the protein MLEYRCSSVDWKPSPVVALANSSDDSQVAAAREDGSLEIWLVSPGAVGWHCQLTIHGDPNSRISSLAWCCSPSIGLPSGRLFSSSIDGSISEWDLFDLKQKIVLESIGISIWQMALAPISGFSSDVEGIKNGYLSEKSNDEEEIGSEEDGSDSDEFHEKSEEEIDRILAAACDDGCVRLYRISNLEKLTYYRSLPRVSGRALSVTWSPDAKRIFSGSSDGLIRCWDATSCHEVYRITAGLGGLGSSSEICVWSLLSLRCSVLVSGDSTGTVQFWDSEHGTLLEAHSNHKGDVNTLAAAPSHNRVFSAGADGQVILYKLSGSTNGSQDLKPSSSQKWDYIGYVKAHTHDIRALTVAVPISREDPFPDDILPDKASRKHRKKGKPVDFTYHKWAHLGVPMLISAGDDAKLFAYSIQEFTKFSPHDICPAPQRIPMQMVHNSMFNKTSLLLVQGISTLDILRLNISSDSSGRASTKSLVRVKSRDARKIICSAISNTGSHFAYSDQIGPSLFELKKNEFTKCPWSVSRRRLPELPFAHSMIFSSDCSRLIIAGHDRRIYTIDISSLELVYAFTPSREEHEGEAPTPKEPPITKLFTSSDGQWLAAINCFGDIYVFNLETQRQHWFISRLDGASVTAAGFHPWNNNALVISTSSNQVFAFDVEARQLGKWSLLNTYVLPKRYQEFPGEVLGLSFSPSPNSSSVIVYSSRAKCLIDFGKPVEEDEEYDLPNGNLSKTLEGKLVNLGLKKGKGTNRKRRLDEYQLEGKSNERKNFEILPSNHPVLFVGHLSKNSILVIEKPWMDVVKSLDNQPVDRHIFGT, from the exons ATGCTCGAGTACCGTTGCAGCTCCGTTGACTGGAAACCATCACCGGTGGTAGCCCTAGCTAACAGCTCCGACGACTCTCAAGTCGCCGCCGCTCGCGAGGACGGTTCTCTTGAAATCTGGCTCGTCTCCCCCGGCGCCGTCGGATGGCACTGTCAACTC ACTATCCATGGCGATCCAAATTCGAGAATCTCGTCTCTTGCGTGGTGCTGTTCTCCTTCTATAGGGCTTCCTTCTGGTCGGTTATTCTCCTCTAGCATCGATGGCTCTATTTCTGAATGGGATCTTTTCGATTTGAAGCAGAAG ATTGTGCTTGAGTCTATTGGAATCTCGATATGGCAAATGGCATTGGCTCCGATTAGCGGATTCTCGAGTGATGTAGAAGGTATTAAGAATGGATACTTGAGTGAGAAATCGAATGATGAGGAAGAGATTGGgagtgaagaagatggttCTGATTCCGATGAGTTTCATGAGAAGTCAGAGGAGGAGATAGATAGGATTCTTGCAGCTGCTTGTGATGATGGTTGTGTGAGACTGTACCGTATCTctaatttagaaaagttaACTTACTATAGATCATTGCCTAGGGTCAGTG GACGTGCTTTAAGTGTAACATGGAGTCCAGATGCAAAAAGGATCTTTTCGGGGAGCAGTGATGG GCTGATAAGATGCTGGGACGCTACCTCGTGTCATGAGGTATACAGAATTACAGCTGGTCTTGGTGGACTAGGAAGTAGTTCTGAGATCTGTGTTTGGTCACTTCTTTCGTTGAG GTGTTCAGTTCTTGTGAGTGGAGATAGTACAGGAACTGTCCAGTTTTGGGATAGTGAGCATGGAACCCTTTTGGAAGCACACTCTAATCACAAAGGTGATGTCAATACTCTTGCAGCAGCCCCCAGCCATAATCGAGTCTTTTCTGCTGGTGCGGATGGACAG GTTATCCTTTATAAGCTCTCTGGTAGTACTAACGGTTCTCAAGATTTGAAGCCTTCTTCCTCTCAGAAATGGGACTATATTGGTTATGTCAAGgctcatacacatgacatcagAGCTCTTACAGTTGCTGTACCAATTAGTCGAGAAG ATCCTTTTCCGGATGATATACTGCCAGATAAAGCGAGTCGTAAACATCGCAAAAAGGGGAAGCCGGTTGACTTCACTTATCATAAATGGGCTCATTTGGGTGTTCCGATGCTTATTTCTGCTGGTGATGATGCAAAGCTTTTTGCATATTCAATTCAGGAATTTACTAAGTTCTCCCCACATGATATATGTCCTGCGCCTCAGAGAATACCCATGCAAATGGTACATAATTCGATGTTCAATAAGACTTCTCTTCTACTGGTTCAGGGTATTAGTACTTTAGATATTCTTCGACTTAATATAAGCAGTGATTCTAGTGGTCGTGCCTCAACAAAGTCATTGGTTCGTGTTAAAAGTAGAGATGCCCGAAAGATCATATGCAGTGCAATTTCTAACACCGGATCACATTTTGCTTACTCTGACCAAATTGGCCCCAGTCTGTTCgagttgaagaaaaatgaatttacaaAGTGTCCATGGAGTGTTAGTAGAAGGCGACTTCCTGAACTTCCATTTGCACATTCCATGATTTTCAGTTCGGACTGCTCTCGTCTAATAATAGCAGGGCATGATAGAAGGATATAT ACTATTGACATAAGTAGTTTGGAACTAGTATATGCATTTACACCATCTAGGGAGGAGCATGAAGGTGAAGCTCCAACACCTAAGGAGCCTCcaataacaaaattgtttaCTAGCTCAGATGGTCAGTGGCTAGCTGCTATCAATTGCTTTGGGGACATCTATGTATTCAACCTCGAAACACAAAG GCAGCACTGGTTCATTTCAAGACTCGATGGTGCATCTGTTACCGCTGCTGGATTTCATCCCTGGAATAACAATGCACTTGTGATCTCAACCTCCTCGAATCAGGTCTTTGCTTTTGATGTAGAAGCTAGACAGTTAGGCAAGTGGTCGTTGCTAAACACTTATGTTCTGCCAAAGAGGTATCAAGAGTTTCCTGGGGAGGTCCTTGGACTCTCATTCTCCCCGTCACCAAATTCATCATCTGTGATAGTTTACAGTTCCAG AGCGAAATGTTTGATCGACTTCGGGAAGCctgtggaagaagatgaagagtaTGATTTACCAAACGGCAATTTGTCTAAAACGCTAGAAGGTAAACTTGTCAACTTGGGCTTGAAAAAGGGAAAGGGTACAAACCGAAAACGTCGGTTAGATGAGTATCAGTTAGAGGGTAAGAGTAATGAACGAAAGAACTTCGAAATCTTACCTTCAAACCACCCTGTTTTATTCGTGGGTCACCTTTCTAAAAACTCAATCCTGGTGATAGAGAAACCATGGATGGATGTTGTCAAGAGTTTGGATAATCAACCAGTAGACAGACATATTTTTGGAACTTGA